The following are from one region of the Silene latifolia isolate original U9 population chromosome 9, ASM4854445v1, whole genome shotgun sequence genome:
- the LOC141602732 gene encoding uncharacterized protein LOC141602732, translating to MVCTEWMEVTRAALSTLRPRQWVMDQVIDMFGIKTTLHRPDLLYLPSTVIVNCTKKKNPCIWNQYISGTYKPVNGATIRKVFIPLIKDKHWWACICDMESKTNYILNSSNSVQSYDVHNTTIDTVAKLSPILARSSPSYYPMRFLHSHRVITLKVPQQSNNFDCGAHVLRYLSMLDCELGDWQNPDNYQRMPDFRKSVMMQLLSWDANTRTEYK from the exons ATGGTGTGTACTGAGTGGATGGAAGTCACACGAGCGGCTTTATCTACGCTTAGACCGCGTCAGTGGGTTATGGATCAA gtgattgatatgtttgggaTTAAGACGACACTTCATCGACCAGATCTTCTGTACTTGCCATCGACTGTCATCGTG AACTGTACAAAGAagaaaaacccttgtatttgGAATCAATACATCAGTGGGACATACAAACCGGTGAATGGTGCCACAATCCGAAAG GTTTTTATACCGCTGATCAAAGACAAACATTGGTGGGCTTGTATATGCGATATGGAGAGTAAAACGAATTACATCCTCAACTCAAGCAACAGCGTACAGTCTTATGATGTACATAATACAACCATAGACACG GTGGCCAAATTATCTCCTATTTTGGCAAGGAGTTCCCCGTCATATTATCCCATGCGGTTTCTGCACTCTCACAGGGTTATAACTCTCAAAGTTCCTCAACAATCAAATAA TTTTGATTGTGGAGCTCACGTGTTGAGGTATTTGAGTATGTTGGACTGTGAGCTCGGTGATTGGCAGAATCCAGACAATTATCAG AGAATGCCAGATTTTCGAAAGTCTGTAATGATGCAACTACTTTCATGGGATGCAAATACTAGAACG GAGTATAAGTAG